ACCATGTCAAATCTGCAATAGCTCCAACAAACTAAAGTCCTTTTGTTGTCAGTAACCTACTAAGGTCTGCTCTGTTGTTGTCTTCAAGGCTGTGTTTGGATTCAGCAGCGTTGAATTGGTGCGACTCAGCCCAAAGTACAGTTGACTGACTGGGCCTGTCATAACggatacaatgcattcggaaagtaaaagtaaaatgcaaatgaattacttaaaaatcatacaatgtgattttctggatttttgtttttgattctgtctctcacagttgaagtgtacctatgataaaaattacagacctctacatgctttgtaagtaggaaaacctgcacatttggaagtgtatcaaatacttgttctccccagtgtgtgtttgtgtgtgtgtgtgtgtgtatgtatgtatgtatgtatatgtatgtatgtatgtgtgtgtatatttatatgtatatatgtagtcagagagagtgtgtgtatttaGCCAGGACCGGGGACACATTATAACGTGTCACCAGGTCATATTAAAGGTGAATCCAGAGGAGGACACGCAGGGATTACCACCCATATCGCCACACTCCCTAATCTACCTAATCAGATTTATCTGGGATAACAGACGTGTCGTGACCTCGTCTCCCCCTCCCTGAGCTCCttgtaattctctctctctccatgagaGTAACATTATACAAGGCTAGCAGATGTGTTAGGAGTCCCAGGAAATCAGGGCAGACATTTCAGCAGGTATTAATCCTCCTCTAACTCTTAATGGAGATTAGTGAGCTCTGAGGCCTGAGCTTGGAAACAGACATTAACCTGCTTTCTACTGGGGCTGCATGGGGTCCCACTGTGTGTGGGTTCATGTGGTGAGGTAGGTAATGTGTATGTTGAATTGAAAATTATTATTTTCTATTCGTGTACCTAAAGAAAAGTGTTAGTCCTGGCCGATACTGCTCTCATGAGTTCAAACGAGTCTAATCCATCCACTATCACTAACCTAAAGACGTTGGACTCTAGATTCTCTGGGTCTCTGGATCTCTTCACAGAAGTGCAGGTCAGATAAGGTGATTAGTAGAGCTCTGCCCTACTGCAGCCTGGAGACTCAGCCATGATAACCTGGCAAAGGGCCTTATGGCCGATTAGGGTCAGCCTAGCCAATTAGCCTCCAGTCTGTCTCTGAGACTGAAGGAGATGACGTGGAGAGACATGGATCCGATGGGCTGATAGGAAGGATGGCCATCTACTGGAAGAGACGATGGCTTTATGAGGTCAGGGAGAAAGGTATATACCGAGCAAGGATGTAGGTAAGGAAGGATATAAGGAAGGATGTGAGGAAGGAGGGATATAAGGAAAGTTGGTGGAAatgtgaggatggagggatgtaaggaaagaaggaaagatgtgagggatggaaggaaggaaggatataAGGAAAGGATGTGAGGAACTACACTAGTTCTGCACTACATGGCCTAAAGTATGCGGACACGTGCTCGtcggagttggtccccccttttctgctataacagcctccactcttctgggaaggctttccactagatgttcactggaactaaggggcctagcccgaaccatgaaaaacagccccagacaattattcctcctccaccactccagccgacgcttggcattgctcatggtgatcttaggcttgtgtgcagctgctcggtcatggaaacccattttatgaagctcccgacgaacagttcttgtgcacGGTAGTGGAACTcgtgagtgttgcaatcgaggacagacgatttttatgcgctacgcCCTTTAGCTCTCAGCggccctgttctgtgagcttgtgtggcctaccacttcgcagctgagccgttgttgctcctagatacTTAAGAGTTGACCGGGGCCACTCTAGCAggtcagaaatttgacgaactgacttgtgtGCGTGGAATTCTATGGCGGTGCCACTTTGAAaattactgagctcttcagtacgcgccattctactgacaatgtttgtctatggagattgcatggctgtgtgctcgattttatacacctgtcaaacgggtgtggctgaaataaccgaatccactcatttgaattggtgtccacatactataaGGACTGAATGCAAACTCAAGTTATGGTTCGGCCCATAGTAACGAACGACTTATGATTGTCATTCATTTATTCACTAAGAATACGATTGAATAAGCCAGCAAATTAGGAATGGCCCTTGGCTTTGTTCAAACAGAAACATCCCAGTTGATTGTTGGACCGTGACCTGTATTTCCCTACAACACAATGAGACCACTACAGCGGATATGATTGGTTTGGAGAGGAATACACCTCCCTCATTATAAACCCCACCCATAAACACACAAGATGTGGAGGACAGATGACAGGATCTACAGGGTAACCATGGACACGTTTATGGCTAAAAGCACACCCCCTTCCCCCCACAGTGGCATAAGAAGAGCTTATCCTTTCCTTAAGTGTCTGGTTTTATCTCTTACCTCTCCACTTCACACCAGTTTcatctggcacacacacacacacacagtgtttggcACACTCTCTGAACCCTGAACGCTCTGTGAATCTCTAAAACTAATTCAGGTTAGGCTGCTCCAGGGTGTGTCTCTCTGGTTGGAACAGCCTCCGAATATTATTATAGATAATTAGTTATCCAGTCTGATGAACTCCAGGTCCATATTATTATAGTTACCAGTTTGAATGCTGATGCCGCCCTGTGATAAGCAttgcccactttgtcaaaggcagggcctcaaaatgttttgcttgtccaTTCCAACCCGCGTCTTGCtgggtgctgttggagagaccCATCGCTGTGGCGCTCCACCAACGTTCTGTCAAAAATAATCACAGAGCAGAAATGATGTGGCAGAAACAGCCCATGGTAGAAAGAGTACGTTGTATTTTCTCTAGCTTATCCTGGAGATAGTATGGATGACAATATAATGAGACAGTCACTTTTTTACATCATGCAGGTTTCTCCGATCAAATAGCTTAACCTAAATGGTGCCCAATCAAATCAAAAATTAGCGCGACATGTTAACAAACACATTATCCTTaaaacaggacaggtcaaagtCAAAGGGACAATacgaatggacacacacacacacacacacacacatacacacacacacacacactgtggacaatatgaatggacacacacacacacacacacacacacactgtggacaatatgaatggacacacacacacacacacacacacacacacacacacactgtggacaATATGAATGGACAATATGAATGGACAATCAGGCTACGCACAACTGCTTTCCAGGAGTTTCCTCCCGTGGGTTAAATTAATCATAatcagtggtttcaagtttgtatcTGTAAATGTTTGAAGAGCTGATCATTGCAAAAAAGAAAAGACATTTCCGGCTGTGAAAACACATTGATTCTCACTGCAAATAGGCACAACTCCTGATAGagttgggtagctgatattcagagcttaaatagCCAAATGGATTAGTCACAGGAATCAAGACAAATAAAGCCAATGTAACTGCCTTTTTTTACAAATGGTAGGCCCACCACATGTATGGGCATTCATAAAATCCCATTGCAGGCAGGTCCGGTCCGAACCAAataaaccaatcatagacgtctataaatgacatattttcacctttcattcagaacAGAAAATGAACCTGATTTCAATGTCCGAAAATACCAATGTTCACCTTCCAGAAAATACCAATGTTCAACGTACAGAAAATACCAATGTTCAACGTACAGAAAATACCAATGTTCAACGTACAGAAAATACCAATGTTCAACGTACAGAAAATACCAATGTTCACCTTACAGAAAATACCAATGTTCAACGTACAGAAAATACCAATGTTCAACGTACAGAAAATACCAATGTTCAACGTACAGAAAATACCAATGTTCAACGTACAGAAAATACCAATGTTCAACGTACAGAAAATACCAATGTTCAACATACAGAAAATACCAATGTTCACCTTCCAGAAAATACCAATGTTCAACGTACAGAAAATACCAATGTTCAACGTACAGAAAATACCAATGTTCAACGTACAGAAAATACCAATGTTCAACATACAGAAAATACCAATGTTCACCTTCCAGAAAATACCAATGTTCAACATACAGAAAATACCAATGTTCAACGTACCAATGTTCAACGTACAGAAAATACCAATGTTCAACATACAGAAAATACCAATGTTCAACGTCCAGAAAATACCAATGTTCAACGTACAGAAAATACCAATGTTCAACGTACAGAAAATACCAATGTTCAACGTCCAGAAAATACCAATGTTCAACGTACAGAAAATACCAATGTTCAACGTACAGAAAATACCAATGTTCAACGTACAGAAAATACCAATGTTCAACGTCCAGAAAATACCAATGTTCAACAAACAGAAAATACCAATGTTCAACGTCCAGAAAATACCAATGTTCAACGTACAGAAAATACCAATGTTCAACGTACAGAAAATACCAATGTTCACCTTCCAGAAAATACCAATGTTCAACGTACAGAAAATACCAATGTTCAACGTACAGAAAATACCAATGTTCAACGTACAGAAAATACCAATGTTCAACGTACAGAAAATACCAATGTTCAACGTACAGAAAATACCAATGTTCAACGTACAGAAAATACCAATGTTCAACGTACAGAAAATACCAATGTTCAACGTACAGAAAATACCAATGTTCAACGTACAGAAAATACCAATGTTCACCTTCCAGAAAATACCAATGTTCAACGTACAGAAAATACCAATGTTCACCTTCCAGAAAATACCAATGTTCACCTTCCAGAAAATACCAATGTTCAACATACAGAAAATACCAATGTTCACCTTCCAGAAAATACCAATGTTCAACGTACAGAAAATACCAATGTTCAACGTACAGAAAATACCAATGTTCAACGTACAGAAAATACCAATGTTCAACGTCCAGAAAATACCAATGTTCAACGTACAGAAAATACCAATGTTCAACGTACAGAAAATACCAATGTTCAACGTACCTTCCAGAAAATACCAATGTTCAACGTACAGAAAATACCAATGTTCAACGTCCAGAAAATACCAATGTTCAACGTACAGAAAATACCAATGTTCAACGTACAGAAAATACCAATGTTCAACGTACAGAAAATACCAATGTTCAACATACAGAAAATACCAATGTTCAACGTCCAGAAAATACCAATGTTCAACGTACAGAAAATACCAATGTTCAACGTACAGAAAATACCAATGTTCAACGTACAGAAAATACCAATGTTCACCTTCCAGAAAATACCAATGTTCAACGTACAGAAAATACCAATGTTCAACGTACAGAAAATACCAATGTTCAACGTACAGAAAATACCAATGTTCAACGTACAGAAAATACCAATGTTCAACGTACAGAAAATACCAATGTTCAACGTACAGAAAATACCAATGTTCAACGTACAGAAAATACCAATGTTCAACGTACAGAAAATACCAATGTTCACCTTCCAGAAAATACCAATGTTCAACGTACAGAAAATACCAATGTTCACCTTCCAGAAAATACCAATGTTCAACGTACAGAAAATACCAATGTTCAGAAAATACCAATGTTCAACGTACAGAAAATACCAATGTTCAACGTACAGAAAATACCAATGTTCACCTTCCAGAAAATACCAATGTTCAACGTACAGAAAATACCAATGTTCAGACAGAAAATACCAATGTTCAACGTACAGAAAATACCAATGTTCAACGTACAGAAAATACCAATGTTCAACGTACAGAAAATACCAATGTTCAACGTACAGAAAATACCAATGTTCAACGTACAGAAAATACCAATGTTCAACGTacagaaaatatgtattttcaacgTCAGGATAAAGATGAATTTTAAACGTTTGGAAAATGAACCTAACTTCAACAtctggaaaatacatattttagatgtattttcaaCATCATTTTGCTTACTTTGACTATTCTAGTTTTGCAAGGGTGgaaatgttattttgttgttgtcttgCTTATTGTGTCAGAGTGGCCAGGACAGGcaatttatggctgatttaacaTGAACTCATCAACCCTGTTGTGGTCAATCCTGTTACTAGACACTTACTAGagtattttctttatttaacctcttgagatgggaaatatgttttttatatgatgttgaacatgtgctctttttGACAGAAAGTTCAAatcaattttctttttttttgttcttttttttttaacctcttttcacttctcaaaaggcaccaaattggtggaacgaccctcCTAGTTAATCTCGAATCCCAATAGAATGACCTCAGAGTCTCAGTGTggctctcagagagagagatacatacagtgaCTGGAACATGGAACTCAGAACTACTGATGGCTCCATGTCTGCGTTCCATAATGTCTCcgtcctctgtctgtaggatcATACATCACTGCTTCATACTCCAGCCCTGACCTCAGGGTCATTCTTTTATAGACGACCCCTTCATCACGGAACAATCTGCTCCACAGAACGGCTGCGGACAAAAGACACATAACCTGGAtgctgtcctcccctcctcgcccctccccctctcctctccgctctactctcttctcctccccgctcctctccgctctcctctcctctcctctctgctctctactctgctctgacCTTGGTCTCTCATCCATGGAGGCAGGTCAAAACATAACATCAACAAAGAAACTGAGCATAAAATATCTCTGAATCAAGTTGATCTGTAACTTTAATCTAAATCTATAACCCGTCTTCACTTTTTTTTGGAATCAGCGATGTTGTGTTAATCAAAGGAGAAGTTGCAGCGATGAGGGGATATGATGGTGATATTGAAATATCGTACTGGTGATTACGGTCTTATTTCAGGGTCAGTTGAGCGTTGCTGAGCGCTTTTATTGGCTTGATAGACCACAGCCCGCATCCGTGTGTGACATCATCGTCATACACGATCAGAACAGTCAACAtcggtgtctctctcttctcccaaaTGTTCATAGCCAGAGATGAGCAGAGATTGTACCTGTtattcacacaaaaaaatatgaaCACATTATTAAAGGAAGAACAAAAAGGTGGAACAAAAAATGTACAATGAAAGTTAATGTtcttaaaacacatttttattccCTACAGTAAATAACAAGAAAAGGTCTCTCTTTGCGTGTCTCTGGAAATGAACGTGTTAGCGCGTCGAGGGTAGACTTTTAAATACAGCTTTAGTAAGACAGGAAATGGGACAGGCTTACTGACAGGCTTACTTTTGTCACTCCGTGATCTAATCAAATCTCATCGTTAACCCTCAATGATCCAGTTATGGAATAAGTCATCAAATACTCCCCCGATCATAATATTTGATCTATTCTTTTTGCATTAATGTTTGCTTATCTGTGTTGTCTTGCAAAAGACAGGCACATCAAGCGATTTTATCCCGCACAAATCTTttaatataatattaatatatAACAATGAATATTGCATCGGTTATTGGTTTTGCACTTTTACAGTCCAAGACAACGTACAACGTAATGACTTAGATCACATCTGCTGTGGTCTGATGACTGGGATAAACCATGTGTaacataaagtgtgtgtgtgtgtgtatgagtgcgtgtgtgtgtgcgtgtgtgtgtgcgtgtgtgtgtgcgtgtgcgcgtgtgtgtgtgcgtgtgtatgagtgtgttacAACCCTAACGACTCTCCAATGAGCTCTTAACAGTACCTTCAGTCCAGCTGCGTTTATTTTACAACAATAAAACTTAATGGCCCGCACGTAGCTCCCTAACCTCCTGTAACATCAGCACTGTTGCAGAGACCTGCTGAAACAGGATATAAAAGAACACACATATGGCTAACATGTATTGTTATATCACAATAAGCTTTTGATTTATGACTCTGCACTGTGATTTCGGTTCTTTCAATAAAAACGCACGACCTTGTTGTCGTCatggggcggcaggcagcctagtggttagagtgtagggacggcaggtagcctagtggttagagtgtagggacggcaggtagcctagtggttagagtgtaggggcggcaagtagcctagtggttagagtgtggggacggcaggtagcctagtggttagagtgtaggggcggcaggtagcctagtggttagagtgtagggacggcaggtagcctagtggttagagtgtaggggcggcaggcagcctagtggttagagtgtggtgacggcaggtagcctagtggttagagtgtaggggcggcaggcagcctagtggttagagtgtaggggcggcaggcagcctagtggttagagtgtagggacggcaggtagcctagtggttagagtgtaggggcggcaggcagcctagtggttagagtgtaggggcggcaggtaacttAGTGTTTAGAGTgtgcgggcggcaggtagcctagtggttagagtgtagggacgacaggccgcctagtggttagagtgtaggggcggcaggtagcctagtggttagagtgtagggacggcaggccgcctagtggttagagtgtaggggcggcaggtagcccagtggttagagtgtagggacggcagatagcctagtggttattgtgtagggacggcaggcagcctagtgtttagagtgtaggggcggcaggtagcccagtggttagagtgtagggacggtaggcagcctagtggttagagtgtagggacggcagatagcctagtggttagagtgtagggacggcaggcagcctagtggttagagtgtaggggcggaaggcagcctagtggttagagtgtagggacggcaggtagcctagtggttagagtgtaggggcggcaggcagcctagtggttagagtgtaggggcggcaggtaacttAGTGTTTAGagtgtgggggcggcaggtagcctagtggttagagtgtagggacggcaggccgcctagtggttagagtgtaggggcggcaggtagcccagtggttagagtgtagggacggtaggcagcctagtggttagagtgtagggacggcagatagcctagtggttagagtgtagggacggcaggtaggctagtggttagagtgtagggacggcaggtagcctagtggttagagtttcgGGACGGCAGGCcgcctagtggtttgagtgtaggggcggcaggtagcccagtggttagagtgtagggacggtaggcagcctagtggttagagtgtagggacggcagatagcctagtggttagagtgtagggacggcaggcagcctagtggttagagtgtaggggcggcaggcagcctagtggttagagtgtaggggcggcaggtaacttAGTGTTTAGagtgtgggggcggcaggtagcctagtggttagagtgtagggacggcaggccgcctagtggttagagtgtaggggcggcaggtagcccagtggttagagtgtagggacggtagacagcctagtggttagagtgtagggacggcaggtaggctagtggttagtgtagggacggcaggtagcctagtggttagagtgtagggacggcaggtagcctagtggttagagtgtagggacggcaggtaggctagtggttagagtgtagggacgacaggccgcctagtggttagagtgtaggggcggcaggtagcctagtggttagagtgtagggacggcaggccgcctagtggttagagtgtaggggcggcaggtagcccagtggttagagtgtagggacggtaggcagcctagtggttagagtgtagggacggcagatagcctagtggttagagtgtagggacggcaggcagcctagtggttagagtgtaggggcggcaggcagcctagtggttagagtgtagggacggcaggtagcctagtagttagagtgtaggggcggcaggcagcctagtggttagagtgtaggggcggcaggtaacttAGTGTTTAGagtgtgggggcggcaggtagcctagtggttagagtgtagggacggcaggccgcctagtggttagagtgtaggggcggcaagtagcccagtggttagagtgtagggacggtaggcagcctagtggttagagtgtagggacggcagatagcctagtggttagagtgtagggacggcaggccgcctagtggttagagtgtaggggcggcaggtagcccagtggttagagtgtagggacggtaggcagcctagtggttagagtgtagggacggcagatagcctagtggttattgtgtagggacggcaggcagcctagtggttagagtgtaggggcggcaggcagcctagtggttagagtgtaggggcggcaggtaacttAGTGTTTAGagtgtgggggcggcaggtagcctagtggttagagtgtagggacggcaggccgcctagtggttagagtgtaggggcggcaggtagcccagtggttagagtgtagggacggtaggcagcctagtggttagagtgtagggacggcagatagcctagtggttagagtgtagggacggcaggtaggctagtggttagagtgtagggacggcaggtagcctagtggttagagtgtagggacggcaggtagcctagtggttagagtgtagggacggcaggtaggctagtggttagagtgtagggacggcaggtaggctagtgattagagtgttgggccagtaaccgaaaggttgctagatctaattcctgagctgacaatgtaaaaatgtgtcgttctgcccctgaacaggcagttaacccactgttcctaggccgtcattgtaaattagaatttgttcttaactgacttgcgtagttaaatttaaaaaatgtttttgttaaaaTGTGATATGAGAGAATATCTATGTTAATTTACCGGTACACTCCTGTTTCCTGTTTGTCTGATTTATCTAAggtttttaaattgaacctttattctTTCGGGGTAGTCTCATGAGATTGGAGATTTGGTCGATTGGACTTGGGAGTGTCCATGCCAGGACAGAATCAGAAGGCTTTGGCCAATGCCAGTCACAGCAACTCGACTAAAACTAACCAATAAACCCATGATGTTCTCAGCCTTGTCCTCACTTATAAAGGGACTCGCCACCATCAGGATGTGATCAACTCGGTCAAATTTGCCCTATATCCCATTTTGCAGACTAATgatgttttgtgtgtttttgtgaataaaacatgtaatataataattatattacatattatatattaCACCGTAAACCCCAATGTGCTACTATATCATTagggacattttttattttttattaaatccGTTGCACTTACTATATTTGAGTAGTTACTTAAAGTTATGTTGTAGTCATCAATCAAACCGATAGAGTCACTGTGACCCTGTAGGGCAcctgtcaaactcattccacggagggccgagtgtctgcgggttatagctcctcccttgtactttatTTACTAATTAaggtaattaaggtcactaattagtaaagaactcccctcgtctggttgtctaggtcttaatttaaAGGAAAAAACCAACAACCCGCAGACACTCAGccttccgtggaatgagtttgatatCCCTGCTGTAGGGGGGTCCAGATATGAGTAACGCCCCTACTAAGCCACGTCTCCAACATAAATTACAAGTGTGCCTTGCCTTTTCCAGTGAATGGTAGAGTCACCACTCGtgactgtatttgtttgtgacagagacatggttgttaaATTCATTAGTGAGTCCCTAGATCAAATGTTAACATTATAATTAAACTCTTTATGACAAGACCTTGAATATCTCATATATCAAACGCTCTAATCTAAGGCCATATTTTGAGGCCTAGTTTTACCCTTATACATTGGCCTGAAACTCCTGGTTTATAgaccacatcaggcctgcaagtagtAGGGTTGCAAAACTCCAGTAACTTTCCAAAAATTCACAGACTTTCAACAAATCCTGGTTGAAGGAATTCCAGGCATCTTCTAACCTAGATTTCAGGGACACCTGGGAAATTTACCAGAATATTGCAAATTTACCTGCAAGTCCCCATTATGcaggcttgcaaagtgatgtgttgttcctattggaatccagccaggaTATACAACAGTTGGAAATTCTATTCACCCGCAACTTGCATTcataatgactgccagggttaggaACAGTGTGAgccaggggttcccaaacctttttggcccacgaccccattttgatatctgTAAGTTCTCGTGACCACAACCATGTGAAAAAAAATGATGTAATTAACAGCCATGTTAACTTTTTTATTTGGGGCTTTGGTGGTCCATTGAATAACATTCTATTTTTTCACATTACCATCACATACTTTTAATGTGGTGCTATCACGGTCAAATTCAAatgagtctgacataatgtatcttatctcaccaccactaatgagatgggtgtgtTTGATGCATGTCGCATCagagcttctcaaagtcagggggcgtggcttctcaaagtcagggggcGTGGTCGACAGTGAgcacctcatctctgctgtcacatccaacctggatccatatttggttttaatgcagacgaaagcactgaatccagcttcacacagatatgagctggtgaagggtaccatgagttttatggtgctttcaagacaactgggaactctctATTTTGGAAATTAATTtactcaatgtacatgcaaaaacagatatatatatatatacaaatatatataatttgtTATAACTTTAAAACATTGAGTTGCTTTGAGTTCTCATTTAGTTCTGAGTCAGTACCACATACACATTTTAATAAGTAATAGTGAGTTTTCCTGGACTTTGAGTTCAATTTACTAGAAATATTTTAGTTAAAAATGCCTTGGGGTTTACAGTGTATAGTTTGCTGCAAGTTGAAATCATGAAATGGCTCTCTAAAGTGACAACCAAGTTAACTGTACAGGCTATGACATGTATTGCACAACAGGTTGTAAATAAACTGGAGAACAGGTCTACATAAAACTCAAAATGCCAACAAAAACAATCAGTGGATAAATTATGATTTATTACATTCAAAAGGGTCATGATCTGTCGGGTACGCGCTGCATAaccgctctctcctctcctccgcgtGCACGCGCATCGTATTCATCTCCGTTTTCCAAAAAAATCCGTTGGAATTAAACAATCAAATGCGGAGTGCAGCGCACACTTTCCTGGATGACTgacgctagagagagagagagagaaagagagagaccccaTGACGCGCAGTCTCTGGAGACCCATGGAGGGAGACAGCGGGTAATCCCAGGGAGAAGGATCACTCCAGCCATGCGCCGCGGATATTAAAAGCCTTAGACTATACTACATGCCGGTGGGATCGACTAAGTGGGTGGATAT
This window of the Oncorhynchus clarkii lewisi isolate Uvic-CL-2024 chromosome 16, UVic_Ocla_1.0, whole genome shotgun sequence genome carries:
- the LOC139367832 gene encoding deleted in azoospermia protein 2-like — encoded protein: MFTFQKIPMFNVQKIPMFNVQKIPMFNVQKIPMFNVQKIPMFTLQKIPMFNVQKIPMFNVQKIPMFNVQKIPMFNVQKIPMFNVQKIPMFNIQKIPMFTFQKIPMFNVQKIPMFNVQKIPMFNVQKIPMFNIQKIPMFTFQKIPMFNIQKIPMFNVPMFNVQKIPMFNIQKIPMFNVQKIPMFNVQKIPMFNVQKIPMFNVQKIPMFNVQKIPMFNVQKIPMFNVQKIPMFNVQKIPMFNKQKIPMFNVQKIPMFNVQKIPMFNVQKIPMFTFQKIPMFNVQKIPMFNVQKIPMFNVQKIPMFNVQKIPMFNVQKIPMFNVQKIPMFNVQKIPMFNVQKIPMFNVQKIPMFTFQKIPMFNVQKIPMFTFQKIPMFTFQKIPMFNIQKIPMFTFQKIPMFNVQKIPMFNVQKIPMFNVQKIPMFNVQKIPMFNVQKIPMFNVQKIPMFNVPSRKYQCSTIIHHCFILQP